TGACCGTTATGTGGCCATTTGTAAACCACTCTATTATGCTCTTATTATGAATAACAAGGTATGTGTCCAGCTGGTGCTTGCCTCCTGGATCACTGGGATGCCCATCATGATAGGGCAAACGTATCAAGTTTTCTCATTACCCTTCTGTAATTctaatataattaatcatattttcTGTGACATGCCCCCATTAATGAAGTTGGCCTGTGGGGACACATCTTGGAATGAAGTCATGGCCTATGCAGATTCTGTTATATTTGGTTTCGTTCCCCTTCTGTTGATACTTTTCTCCTATAATAGAATCTTCATGACCATCCGAAAACTTCCATCAGGAATGGGGAGATCCAAAGCCTTTTCAACCTGCTCCTCCCACTTAATGGTTGTGGGATTATTTTATGGATCTGGTATCATTGCATATTTACAACCCAAGACCATTGACTTACCTGGAACAGAAaaaatgctttctcttttctATACTACTATAACTCCAATGATTAACCCCCTGATTTACAGTCTCAGGAACAAGGATGTAATTaaggcaataaaaaaaattattatgtaaatgaATATGACGATGAAAGAAGGAGATAAAATTACGTATCAATATTTTCTATCTACTAGTTGAACAATTTCTTCAGAAGGTTGTTTCCTGTTTTATTCCTATACAGTTTTGAGATAATCATCATTTTCACCTTCTCACCTCCCATAGATAACTGTAAATATTTCAGCTAAGAATAACACAGTTTGCATGTGTCATTTGAGAGCAAAATTATTCTCTGATTCAAActctaatattaagaaattgtCTTTCCTGTGAAAGTGAAATAGCAAATTGAAATACTTAAGTAAATAGAGTAAATGATTATGGAATATCtgaaaagtaaacagaaaattgaggctatttctctattttgtaaAGAGGAATTCTCAAATTTTGCTCTTTGTTATTAAATGAATTTATAAGTTATCATTGATTTTAAATGATAAGCAATATTAGATTGTAATGTcatatattttattccctttttaataaaaaattctaaTCATAACAGGTGACACGGTGACACCAGAGCTACAATTTGTCAATTGATGAATTTTATGAGCTTACTGTTAGTAATTTTTTGAGtttaattatttgtaaaatgtatgTATCTGGTTCCCATGATTGCTTTTTCCATATTTTGGATTATTTCTAATAAATCTAACCTGATGTTCCAAATTTCCTATATCATCCTTCTTACAAATGGCACTATCAATCCAATACATTCATACACCACATTTTTTAGTCATGGAcatttacattcttttctatttcttcctttctccccttctctatAACACATTTAGGATCTCTCTAATATCTTCCCAAATATATTTAttctcatcagagaaagtattataaaaataagcAATTAAACTATTATGTTATTACTTGTTATCCTCACAACCACCTAACATATCCTACTAAAATTTGTTCATAAAAAGGAAGACagatattatcattcccattttgcagaagaggaaattgaaccCC
The Macrotis lagotis isolate mMagLag1 chromosome 3, bilby.v1.9.chrom.fasta, whole genome shotgun sequence genome window above contains:
- the LOC141519597 gene encoding olfactory receptor 10AG1-like gives rise to the protein METIMEANLSHVKEFILLGFSDLPKLQDILFVILLIIYINILIGNGIIIIITKFDAALHTPMYFFLGNFAFLEICYTSVTLPRMLSDLWTQNKNISLLTCASQLCFFLILAVTESLLLTVMAYDRYVAICKPLYYALIMNNKVCVQLVLASWITGMPIMIGQTYQVFSLPFCNSNIINHIFCDMPPLMKLACGDTSWNEVMAYADSVIFGFVPLLLILFSYNRIFMTIRKLPSGMGRSKAFSTCSSHLMVVGLFYGSGIIAYLQPKTIDLPGTEKMLSLFYTTITPMINPLIYSLRNKDVIKAIKKIIM